A single Botrytis cinerea B05.10 chromosome 1, complete sequence DNA region contains:
- the Bcgcd11 gene encoding Bcgcd11: protein MASNGDKFGNDLESESDSNPGSPNLDAQEVDDNVEDIDEKPIKSALKKSSHKEPAPAIVRPTLPPQTEPKDLDVKSLTPLTPEIIARQATINIGTIGHVAHGKSTVVKAISGVQTVRFKNELERNITIKLGYANAKIYQCDNKECPRPGCFRSYKSEKEVDPPCEREGCSGTYRLLRHVSFVDCPGHDILMSTMLSGAAVMDAALLLIAGNETCPQPQTSEHLAAIEIMKLDKVIILQNKVDLMREEGANQHYQSILKFIRGTVAGGAPIIPISAQLKFNIDAVNEALVSNIPVPPRDFTMDPQMIVIRSFDVNKPGAEIDELKGGVAGGSILHGVIKLGDEIEIRPGIVSRDEKGGVKCQPIFSRIITLNSENNELKYAVPGGLIGVGTRIDPTLCRADRLVGFVLGLKGRLPDIYIEIEVNYYLLRRLLGVKTADGKQAKVTKLTKNEVLMVNIGSTATGAKVMAVKQDAAKLLLTNPACTNIGEKVALSRRIEKHWRLIGWATIAAGVTLDPSTS, encoded by the exons ATGGCTTCGAACGGTGATAAGTTTGGAAATGATCTGGAATCCGAATCCGATTCTAATCCAGGATCCCCTAACCTCGATGCGCAAGAGGTTGACGACAATGTAGAGGATATTGACGAGAAGCCCATCAAATCCGCATTAAAGAAATCATCACATAAAGAACCTGCGCCAGCTATTGTTCGACCTACCTTACCACCTCAAACAGAACCAAAAGACTTGGATGTCAAGTCCCTGACACCACTCACCCCAGAGATTATCGCAAGACAAGCAACTATTAACATTGGTACTATTGGACATGTGGCGCACGGAAAGTCAACTGTGGTGAAGGCTATCTCTGGAGTACAAACTGTTCGTTTCAAGAACGAGTTGGAGAGAAACATTACGATCAAGCTTGGTTATGCCAATGCAAAGATCTACCAATGCGATAACAAGGAGTGCCCAAGACCTGGATGCTTTAGAAGTTATAAGAGTGAGAAGGAGGTTGACCCACCCTGTGAAAGAGAGGGATGCAGCGGTACCTATAGACTTTTGAGACACGTATC TTTCGTCGATTGCCCTGGTCACGATATTCTCATGAGTACTATGTTGTCTGGTGCAGCCGTCATGGACGCCGCCCTCTTACTTATTGCTGGTAACGAAACTTGCCCGCAACCACAAACATCCGAACATTTGGCAGCTATCGAAATTATGAAGCTCGACAAAGTCATTATTCTACAGAACAAGGTCGATTTGATGAGAGAAGAAGGCGCAAACCAACATTACCAATCGATATTGAAGTTTATCAGAGGAACTGTTGCAGGTGGAGCACCAATTATTCCTATCTCCGCCCAATTGAAGTTCAACATCGATGCCGTCAACGAAGCTCTTGTTTCCAACATCCCTGTTCCACCAAGAGATTTCACCATGGATCCACAAATGATTGTTATTCGTTCCTTCGATGTTAACAAGCCAGGTGCTGAAATTGACGAATTGAAGGGTGGTGTTGCTGGTGGAAGTATCTTGCACGGTGTCATCAAGTTGGGtgatgaaatcgaaattaGACCCGGTATCGTTTCTCGCGATGAGAAGGGAGGTGTTAAGTGTCAACCAATTTTCAGCAGAATCATTACTCTCAACTCGGAGaacaatgaattgaaatacGCTGTTCCAGGAGGACTTATTGGTGTTGGTACAAGAATTGATCCAACTCTTTGCCGTGCCGATCGTCTCGTTGGTTTCGTTCTCGGTCTTAAGGGCCGCCTTCCTGACATCTACATTGAAATCGAAGTCAACTACTATCTGTTGCGTCGTCTTTTGGGTGTCAAGACTGCTGATGGTAAACAAGCTAAGGTCACCAAGCTCACCAAGAACGAGGTTCTCATGGTCAACATTGGATCTACTGCTACTGGTGCTAAGGTCATGGCTGTTAAGCAAGATGCAGCTAAATTGCTCTTGACCAACCCAGCTTGCACAAACATCGGAGAGAAGGTTGCGCTAAGTCGTCGTATTGAAAAGCATTggagattgattggttggGCCACTATTGCTGCTGGTGTCACTCTTGACCCAAGCACTTCTTAA
- the Bcfmp32 gene encoding Bcfmp32 translates to MAKTIANSVQTLPRFLLPKLSWQTRSSLPPHTIRAFSAAANNNGNSQRPASGQQISNRVRSIDNGHKPRTSILQEPSCRRAFHATPRQSRDHHFDTLKFVQRLRDEGFTEPQAVAMMKVLSDVIEESIQNLTRTMVLREDAARATYTQKVDFAALRSELLSADSTESSTTRASHERLTNDLAKLNARLRDEVSRTQASVRLDLNLEKGRIREEANVQDLKIKETETKIEQEVAGLREKLEGVKFQTLQWLMGVCTGTAALILGAWRLLM, encoded by the exons ATGGCAAAGACAATTGCAAATTCCGTACAAACACTACCGCGGTTCTTGCTCCCCAAATTGAGCTGGCAGACACGATCCTCATTACCCCCGCATACTATTCGAGCATTCAGCGCGGCAGCAAACAATAATGGAAATTCACAAAGACCTGCTTCTGGTCAGCAGATATCCAATCGAGTACGATCCATAGACAATGGCCACAAACCTCGAACTAGCATATTACAAGAGCCATCATGTCGAAGAGCGTTCCACGCAACCCCTCGTCAATCTCGGGACCACCATTTCGATACCCTGAAGTTTGTTCAACGGTTACGAGATGAGGGGTTCACAGAGCCCCAAGCTGTGGCTATGATGAAAGTACTCAGCGATGTCATTGAAGAAAG CATCCAAAACTTAACCCGCACAATGGTTCTCCGCGAAGATGCCGCTCGCGCAACCTACACTCAAAAAGTTGATTTCGCCGCCCTTCGCAGCGAACTCCTCTCTGCCGATTCCACCGAATCATCCACGACCCGCGCTTCCCACGAGCGACTCACCAATGATCTCGCTAAACTGAATGCTCGTCTGCGCGACGAGGTTTCCCGAACCCAAGCTTCCGTTCGattagatttgaatttggaaaaggGCAGGATAAGAGAGGAGGCCAATGTTCAGGATCTTAAAATTAAGGAAACGGAAACAAAGATTGAGCAGGAGGTAGCTGGGTTGAGGGAAAAGTTGGAGGGTGTTAAGTTTCAGACGCTGCAGTGGTTGATGGGAGTTTGTACCGGTACGGCGGCGTTGATTTTGGGTGCTTGGAGATTGTTGATGTAG